The genomic window GGGATGTGAATTTCCTCCtgaatcaaaaatatttaagatggTTTTCTCTGGTGATAAATCTTCAAGGCACATTTTGCTTGGTCTCCTTTGAGcagtaaattaaattttcacttttgcCTGCTTCCTGctccactttaaaaaaaaaaaaattctatttttgctCTGGCTTTATTTCATCTCTCAGCTTTGGGTCTCTCTTTTTCCGGTGGTGTCTGTAGGAAAAACTGGCAAAGTCAGCAACAATGACTCACTTAGCAGGATCAACAGCTTTGCTGAGACATAACAGGTTTGcttcaattattttcttaaagtaGGGCAATGTATCCccctctctattttttttttcattctctcagTTATTAAACTGAAAAGCTAATTTAAATCCATCTTCTCTTCAACAGAGTGTAGGAGGGAAATGACCTGGCATTAGATTTCATGTGACAGAACAAGCAAATGGCTTTCTGAAGTGTTGATTATACCTTAGGCTGCCTTTTAAATGTGTCCTCACAGAGCAGTTTATCCTTAGCTATGTTTGTTACCGGGAAGGAAACTTGATAACTACATGGAAATAGTGCTGCTGATGTTACCTTTTGGCCTTATAGTCATTTTTGTTGTCAGTTTGTCCCTTTGTTCTCATGATGCAGGACATCTTCTCCAACAGCAAACAGTTGTCTCTTTCAGTGGCAGAAAGTTGGTCTTCCTCCAACTTTGTGTACAGAAGGGATGAAGAAATGATTCTGGTTTTACAAAGGCATAACAAGCAGCAGTGATGTATCATGGATACACAATGGGGTGTTCAAAATTGCTGTCCCCTTCTCTACACAGCGTGCAAAAGACACTGATAAGGTAAGCTCTGTGCTATTATTGAGAGAACCCTTTTTCCCACCATTTTCATGGTGACACAGGGAGAGAAAGCCCTTTGCAATGCTGTGAATTTGACCCTGAAACACTCTCCTGcaaccacagccacagcctgcaTGATTAGTGAATGCATTTCATCAGTGCAAGCAAAATTTCTATGAATATTTGTCAGCTTATTTTCCAGAATCATCATCATAATTTTTGTCTCTAGCAGCCTTCATAGGCTCTTATCAAAAGCAAGGATTCTTATGGACAGTGTACAAGCACATGATGGGACTTGTCCAGACTTCCGTGAAGGCAATATGAAGTCAATCTGTTATCTTTGATGGGCTTTGGATCAAATGGAAACTtttccattgacttcagtgagaTTTGGATTAAGTCCAGTTGCAGGCCATTTTTGTCCTGGAGGGATTGCAGTCTGGTATAGGTAGAGGAGCAACAACTGGGTGTAATGAACAAATGGAGACAGATGTATGAGGAAGTATAAGCTAGTTCTTTTCATTGTTATCATGattttaaaccttttaaaatttgattttaaaaaggaagatatTAATAATATCAATCTCTAAAGTTAACTGTGTCAACAGTGGATGAAAATTGAAATAGTccagtggaagagagagaatctCTTTGGACATCCTGAGGCTTTGTCTAATTTGTGAAAAATGTTACCATATTGTTTTTCAAAGAGCACAGATCCATGCTAAAAGTgtgtttgtggggtttgggaAGGAATGGGGTAGAGGTGAAGAGAAAAACTTATTTATAAGACTACCTGAGGCCCAACAATGCCATTTCTGAAGGAAGGGCTGAATTGAAGATGACCAGAGAGAGGCCGCAtggaggaaagcagggaaagcaCAGTTTTCATAGCTGGACTTCAACATCTCGTTCTCAAAAAGCTCTTGGAACAGAATTGCTGAAGGAAGAGTCTTGTTTTAAGCATACTAATtcagtcttttcctttctcatcctTTCCTTCCCCATATTTGATCCTAGGCACTCCAAAGATATTTTAGGTCCTATACAAAACAAATAGTAAATCCTGCTCATCCAGATCTGACAATTTTGAGTGGCTAATGTTACAGTAGCAGGTTTCTGGAGGGAATCTAGTGCATCTGCCTTGTTTGCTGGGCTTTGTAACCAAAGCAAGCCAGATGCTGGTCTCACTGTAGTATAAAGGTACCTAAAACCAGTGCATTAAGTCATCCCATGACCTAATAACCCTCTGGAGAAAGATTGTAAAGAAGAACTGGATAACAGAAtattcaaaaaaatttttttctcccctctttctATCTGTGTGTGGGGCGTTATGcaatgtttcattttcaaatgaatttaagcaattatttttacagtaatgggaaaaaaattaacagcagCAGTTGAACCCACATCCTAATATAGCATGTGAATTTATGCGTGCAGAAGAAATGAATTGTTTTGCTAGTGAAATGATTTTAAGGTGCCTGGGGATTATTATGTCGCACAGTGAGATGATAAACAATTTTaaggaaattaattctgaaGTCCTTATATGGGTTACGCTCCCATTGCCTGAGGGGCTCTGTGTTGGAAATTAAGTCTTTGACGGGGTTTAGCTGCACgtattttctactttgcttACATTTGGTggtgtgttttcttcctttttttttttttttaattgttgtttcCTTTTAGTGAGCAGAGATAATTAgctaacaattttttttccactcttatCCTTTAATAAAAATTAGTCTCTTGGGAACAGTAAAATTTTGAAGGATAACTGCCATTCAAGGCTACCCATTGTTATTTCTTATGCTTTGAATATGTTAACATCCTATTATTCAGTTCCTTGCTCTGCATCTTGGTGATTTTACTATTCTTGTTATTTGCAATGTTATTTTCATGGCTGTGCAGAAGTACATCTTAGGAGGCTATTTGAACACTTCAGCACTTGTTAATCTGAAACACTCTGATTTCATCAATAATCATAAAGATAAAATAAGTTATTTAACGTTGCCGGGAATGTGCTATTCATGGATCCTGATAGTCCTGTTGTAACAATCACTtcactgagggggaaaaaaaaggccctGAAATTGTGACCATCTGGTAGgctctttgtttcctttgagAGGAGATGTGAAGGCTCAGTGGAACAGCCAATACTATACCTTCAGCTTTCCTAGATTCTGATGGAGGTGGCCATATTTTCGTGGGGCACATGTGTCCACTAATGGTTTTGCTGTCTGaatctgaaacagaaatgaaatgtttatcCTTTTTCGTTGGAAATACCCCTGCATATCATTGCAGAAGATCTTTTAATTCCCGTGTTCTGTTTTGTTAGCTGGCAGTAACACTATTAAACATATGATTCATTGTATCAGCAAAGCCAGACTTGCCCAGAAGAGTAGTGGAAAATGGAAACGTTAAAGAAAGTTGTTCTGAAGTCTGATAGAGATGCAAAGTCGTCTTTATGTtggaaaaatgtagaaaatgcATACAGTCTGGTTACAGTTGTGTTGATGTTATGCTACAGAAATGACTGTCTAAGAGAAGGCAGGCATTTTTTATTAGGcatccagaaataaaaagactAGTGTAAGAAGGCCCTAGGTACTCCTAAGGTTAGTCAGGTCTTCCAAAAGGTTACATATTTAGGATGCTGCCGGAGAGGTAAGAATAGTGGAAAAGAACTTCTTGTGTTGAAAGTATTCCCAGGTCTCTTCTTATTAGCGTCTTAGAACAATCATTAAGAGCATGTTGTGGATCTAATAATTCTAATGGAGCTGGTAGTTCAGTGGCATAATAATATTTATCTCCATCTGACCTAAATAGCTGTGCAACATATGAGGGAGAAGAATAATCTGTGAGCTGTGTTGGACTAAGTAAACCCCATGGAAGAAAAGCTGGTAACGGAGTGAGACAGGATTAAGAGGGGAGACCACTTTGTCTCAGAGTGGGCTTCTGCAGGGAGTGACACTGCATCAGTCGAAGCAAAGATACCATGATTTTTATCATGAAATACGTTCTCCCTCTCTCATAACTTACACATGAACTTTTCCAACTCAGGCAGAGTCAGTGATAcggaaagaagagagaaatacttgctatttaaaaaataagagacTGACAAGTAAAAGCAGCAAGCACGTCACCAACACAAACCCCTCAGCGTAGGACATGACGAAAGCACTGCCTGAATGCAACAGAAATCTTCCATGTTTCTTTCTGAAGCACCTTTGTGAAAAGCCAAAGACCAGGCTTGAATCCCTGATAGCAGGCTTGTCATACATACTATCAGGACAGGCTCCTTGCTTTTAGAACAGAGTGAATAATTTACAGCATTGGCTGGGATAATGTTTAGCAGTTTCTAACTTTGAAACTTGCTTGAGCTGCTTGGCTTCTTGTGAAAacattcagctgcttttttttgtgcAGCCATCTCAGAGGAGGTGGGATCCCAGAAGGAAACTGCTCTCAATTCCAACTGTTTTCAGGGGATGATGCATCCTTTCTAGATCTGCATCCTTTCTAGATCCCATCAGGGGATTTTTACTGGATAGCAAAACTAAACTTGGAAAATCTGTGGGAGTTTTGGCTTCTGCTATCTCCTCTGACTCTTCAGGTGCCTTTAATTAGCATACTattaagttatttaaaaaataagtttaagAAGACATGTAATTTGTAAAAGAGGGTTGTTACTGTACCTGTCAGTACAAATCACCAGTGTAAAGAACAAAATGTGATATTTATGTAAACTCTGATATTAATTTGTAGATGTGCAAAAACTTGAGTTTTTTGAAGTTTCAAACTTGAAACAACAAAAGGTGGTTTTAGAAACCAGATTTCTTCAGTAGAATTCATAtcaatataatttcattttctgcaaaaCGTTGTGAAAAATTTCTGTCTCATTCTTATATGTACAACTGTAAAAGGTAAGCCTGGCATTTATAAGCCCACCGTTATCTCTGTTCAGGACTTTACAGATGGTTTTGGAACCATTTTATATGTAATCATATGCACAATGTTGCAGAGAGGAAATGTAact from Corvus hawaiiensis isolate bCorHaw1 chromosome 2, bCorHaw1.pri.cur, whole genome shotgun sequence includes these protein-coding regions:
- the CFAP97D2 gene encoding uncharacterized protein CFAP97D2: MSYAEGFVLIQTAKPLVDTCAPRKYGHLHQNLGKLKLEEDQLSATERDNCLLLEKMSCIMRTKGQTDNKNDYKAKR